One window of the Streptomyces sp. NBC_00259 genome contains the following:
- a CDS encoding FkbM family methyltransferase encodes MTDPAPSQRLYPADSSRPLHRAGSRTAGRADSRTADRTDSRPGRRTTGVAAALRWAAPRCSFVEEEVAGLGELVAPGDVCLDIGAEYGLYTWTLAALAGPSGRVHSVEPLPGPARWLRTGARLLGCGNVTVHCTALGARPGHGTLSLPRRKGLPVHGRAFLTQGASGPGPNSEFRTSRPVRTPVQTLDQLVRRAGIEKLGFVKADVEGAELAVLTGAQEALRRCRPTLLLEIESRHLDKYGARPADVVSHLQDFGYGLHRRYRGRWTETTRITDDFRNYLFVS; translated from the coding sequence ATGACCGACCCGGCCCCGTCCCAGCGGCTGTACCCGGCCGACAGCTCCCGCCCGCTGCACCGGGCAGGCAGCCGAACCGCGGGCCGGGCGGACAGCCGAACCGCGGACCGGACGGACAGCCGGCCCGGCAGGCGCACCACGGGCGTGGCCGCCGCCCTGCGCTGGGCGGCCCCCCGCTGCTCCTTCGTGGAGGAAGAGGTCGCCGGCCTCGGCGAGTTGGTCGCCCCCGGCGACGTCTGCCTGGACATCGGCGCCGAATACGGCCTCTACACCTGGACGCTGGCCGCCCTGGCCGGGCCCTCGGGGCGCGTGCACAGTGTCGAACCCCTGCCCGGCCCAGCCCGCTGGCTGCGCACCGGCGCCCGCCTCCTGGGGTGCGGCAACGTCACCGTCCACTGCACCGCCCTCGGGGCCCGCCCCGGTCACGGCACCCTGAGCCTGCCCCGGCGCAAGGGACTGCCGGTGCACGGGCGCGCCTTCCTGACCCAGGGCGCCTCCGGGCCCGGCCCCAACAGCGAGTTCCGCACCTCCCGGCCGGTGCGCACCCCGGTCCAGACACTGGACCAACTGGTGCGCCGGGCAGGCATCGAGAAGCTCGGCTTCGTGAAGGCCGATGTCGAGGGCGCCGAACTCGCCGTCCTGACCGGAGCGCAGGAGGCGCTGCGCCGCTGCCGGCCGACCCTGCTGCTGGAGATCGAGAGCAGGCATCTGGACAAGTACGGCGCACGGCCCGCGGACGTGGTCAGCCACCTCCAGGACTTCGGATACGGCCTCCACCGCCGGTACCGGGGGCGCTGGACCGAAACCACCCGCATCACCGACGACTTCCGCAACTACCTCTTCGTCTCCTGA
- a CDS encoding serine hydrolase domain-containing protein: MEARQLASRLQELADMHAVPGAQLAVHTGAGTVSVVAGLECYGEPRAVDTRTAFAYGSVSKVFAATLVLQLVSDGDLELDEPVSDVLAEFREPADARLASITSRQLLSHTSGLVADHELDDSDERSLFRYATSVAQLPLLDRPGNSFSYSNTGYNILGRLVEAVTGLKWRDALQDFLLRPLGVDPYIDHSSERPARALAKGHAVRPGQREARPVDQFLPPTWTPAGGLSGSAQDLIALARLHMGTDPKAAAPLEDEQRVEMRTAVPGADAFGMADAWALGLGHYGSSDNRWLGHDGTVDGGTAHLRFHPESGLAVALTTNATTGSSLWPDVVGELRTLGIAVGDYEPGVPTPDPSASGVGTGPRDFEPLVGDYGNGDTVFSIRRHDDGIRLSDRTGLVADVTVHDSLSFTARRVDTDAAPYVGRFVLDGGTGEIALLQLAGRSAKRTHAAA, from the coding sequence ATGGAAGCACGGCAGCTTGCGAGCCGATTACAGGAACTGGCAGACATGCATGCCGTACCGGGGGCGCAGCTCGCCGTGCACACCGGTGCCGGAACCGTGAGCGTCGTCGCCGGACTCGAGTGCTACGGCGAACCCCGCGCGGTGGACACCCGTACGGCATTCGCCTACGGCTCCGTGAGCAAGGTCTTCGCCGCGACGCTGGTGCTCCAGCTCGTGTCCGACGGCGACCTGGAGCTCGACGAGCCGGTCTCCGACGTCCTGGCGGAATTCCGCGAGCCAGCGGACGCCCGGCTGGCTTCGATCACCTCCCGGCAACTCCTCAGCCACACCAGCGGCCTGGTGGCCGACCACGAACTCGACGACTCCGACGAGCGGTCCCTGTTCCGTTACGCGACGAGCGTTGCCCAGCTCCCGCTGCTGGACCGCCCCGGGAACTCCTTCTCGTACTCGAACACCGGCTACAACATCCTGGGCCGTCTCGTCGAGGCGGTCACCGGCCTGAAGTGGCGCGACGCGCTCCAGGACTTCCTGCTGCGCCCGCTGGGCGTCGACCCGTACATCGATCACAGCTCCGAGAGGCCCGCTCGGGCCCTGGCCAAGGGCCACGCGGTCAGGCCCGGACAGCGCGAGGCGCGCCCCGTCGACCAGTTCCTGCCGCCCACCTGGACACCGGCCGGCGGGCTTAGCGGCAGCGCACAGGACCTGATCGCGCTCGCGCGGTTGCACATGGGCACCGACCCGAAGGCCGCCGCACCCCTGGAGGACGAGCAGCGCGTCGAGATGCGTACCGCCGTTCCCGGCGCCGACGCCTTCGGCATGGCCGATGCCTGGGCCCTGGGCCTGGGCCACTACGGCAGCTCGGACAACCGCTGGCTCGGCCACGACGGCACGGTGGACGGCGGCACGGCTCACCTGCGCTTCCACCCGGAATCGGGCCTTGCCGTTGCCCTGACCACCAACGCCACCACCGGGTCCAGCCTCTGGCCCGACGTGGTCGGGGAACTGCGCACCCTCGGCATCGCCGTCGGCGACTATGAGCCCGGCGTCCCCACCCCCGACCCCTCCGCTTCCGGGGTCGGCACCGGCCCGCGTGACTTCGAACCGCTCGTGGGCGACTACGGCAACGGCGACACCGTCTTCTCCATCCGGCGCCACGACGACGGGATCCGGCTCAGCGACCGCACCGGCCTGGTCGCCGACGTGACCGTGCACGACAGCCTGAGCTTCACCGCCCGGCGCGTCGACACAGACGCGGCGCCATACGTCGGACGCTTCGTCCTGGACGGCGGTACGGGCGAAATCGCCCTCCTGCAGCTCGCCGGGCGTTCCGCTAAGCGCACTCACGCCGCGGCTTGA
- a CDS encoding ABC transporter ATP-binding protein, which translates to MPLLTDVHLPATQMVSVSKSYPGAAGPVPVLREVTVGFPAKSMTAIMGPSGAGKTTLLHCAAGLDRPTSGQVLLGETDLGACDERQLTLIRRSRIGFVFQQFNLLPMLTAYENVALPLRLNGGRPQRAVVMEALRQVGLEDKAGRRPAQLSGGQQQRVAIARTLVVQPEIVYADEPTGSLDRQTGRQIMALLRDLVDRAGRTVVMVTHDPVAAAWADRVVFLYDGQAVDKIDNPRAEQVAARLGLWES; encoded by the coding sequence ATGCCACTGCTCACCGACGTCCACCTGCCGGCGACCCAGATGGTCTCCGTCTCCAAGAGCTACCCCGGCGCGGCGGGGCCGGTGCCGGTGCTGCGCGAGGTCACCGTGGGGTTCCCGGCGAAGTCCATGACCGCGATCATGGGCCCGTCCGGAGCGGGGAAGACGACCCTGCTGCACTGCGCCGCGGGGCTGGACCGTCCCACCAGCGGACAGGTGCTCCTGGGCGAGACCGACCTGGGCGCCTGCGACGAGCGGCAGCTGACACTGATCCGGCGCAGTCGCATCGGCTTCGTCTTCCAGCAGTTCAACCTCCTGCCCATGCTCACGGCGTACGAGAACGTCGCCCTGCCGCTGCGGCTGAACGGTGGTCGGCCCCAGCGAGCGGTCGTCATGGAGGCACTGCGGCAGGTGGGCCTGGAGGACAAGGCGGGGCGGCGCCCCGCGCAGCTCTCCGGCGGCCAGCAGCAGCGCGTGGCCATCGCCCGGACCCTGGTGGTCCAGCCCGAGATCGTCTACGCCGACGAACCGACCGGATCGCTCGACCGGCAGACCGGCCGGCAGATCATGGCGCTGCTGCGGGACCTGGTGGACCGGGCCGGCCGGACCGTGGTGATGGTCACCCACGACCCGGTGGCGGCAGCCTGGGCGGACCGGGTGGTCTTCCTCTACGACGGCCAGGCCGTGGACAAGATCGACAACCCGAGGGCCGAGCAGGTCGCCGCCCGCCTCGGCCTCTGGGAGTCCTGA
- a CDS encoding AMP-binding protein, whose translation MTRAAASADWELSRHVEFWRQQLAGIAPLELPTDRQRPVVRSAETSTYDIDVPSHLPAAVGELARRYEATSHEVLVAAVQALFTRYSGQDDIAVGTLSPRSGHTVVLRSRVEARASFGELVAQVKETVRDAFGHDGVSLAQLVDALAPQQDTSVTPFVQAMVVVREESGALPAPFDPLDLSLEFAGPAERPTARIRFSTALFDEPTVARLAGHLGVLLAGAAADPRRAIPALPMLTDSEYDQVVREWNATDREVPTGTFPELFATHVASRPDAVAVIDEHGTVTYRELDERANRLAHHLRGLGAGRDVLVGLCVERGAPMAVGLLGIMKAGAAYLPLDADYPPGRLAYMLQDSGARLVVTQRGLRDRLPHTDAVLVTVDQDPEPADSDRYPLSAPDVEMSPQDLAYVIYTSGSTGKPKGVLVSHAGIGNLAAVQTEHFDVTPDSRILQFASASFDAAFWEICMGLVTGAALVMGSKDAMLPGEPLAAYAVEHQ comes from the coding sequence GTGACTCGCGCTGCAGCGTCGGCCGACTGGGAGCTTTCCCGGCACGTTGAATTCTGGCGGCAGCAGTTGGCGGGGATCGCTCCCCTCGAACTGCCGACCGACCGTCAGCGCCCCGTCGTGCGGTCGGCCGAGACGTCGACGTACGACATCGATGTCCCGTCCCACCTGCCCGCGGCCGTGGGCGAACTGGCCAGGCGCTACGAGGCCACCTCGCACGAGGTGCTGGTGGCCGCCGTGCAAGCGCTGTTCACCCGCTACTCGGGCCAGGACGACATCGCCGTCGGCACGCTCTCCCCGCGCAGCGGGCACACGGTCGTGCTGCGCAGCCGGGTCGAGGCGCGGGCCTCGTTCGGCGAGCTGGTCGCCCAGGTCAAGGAGACGGTGCGGGACGCCTTCGGCCATGACGGCGTCTCGCTCGCGCAGCTGGTGGACGCGCTGGCTCCGCAGCAGGACACCAGCGTGACCCCGTTCGTCCAGGCCATGGTCGTGGTGCGGGAGGAAAGCGGCGCGCTCCCGGCGCCGTTCGATCCGCTGGACCTCTCGCTTGAGTTCGCCGGCCCGGCAGAGCGGCCCACGGCGCGCATCCGCTTCAGCACGGCCCTCTTCGACGAGCCCACCGTCGCCCGGCTCGCCGGCCATCTCGGCGTTCTGCTGGCGGGCGCCGCCGCCGACCCCCGGCGCGCGATCCCGGCGCTGCCGATGCTCACGGACAGCGAGTACGACCAGGTCGTCCGGGAATGGAACGCCACCGACCGCGAGGTCCCCACCGGCACCTTCCCCGAACTCTTCGCCACCCATGTGGCGTCCCGTCCGGACGCGGTCGCCGTCATCGACGAGCACGGCACGGTGACCTACCGGGAGCTGGACGAGCGGGCCAACCGGCTCGCGCACCACCTGCGCGGGCTCGGCGCCGGCCGGGACGTCCTGGTCGGCCTGTGCGTGGAGCGCGGCGCCCCGATGGCGGTGGGACTGCTCGGCATCATGAAGGCGGGCGCCGCCTATCTGCCGCTGGACGCCGACTATCCGCCCGGCCGGCTCGCCTACATGCTCCAGGACTCCGGCGCGCGGTTGGTCGTGACGCAAAGGGGCCTGCGCGACCGGCTGCCGCACACCGACGCCGTCCTCGTCACCGTGGACCAGGACCCGGAGCCGGCCGACTCGGACCGCTACCCGCTCTCCGCGCCGGACGTCGAGATGTCCCCACAGGACCTCGCGTACGTCATCTACACCTCCGGCTCCACCGGCAAGCCCAAGGGCGTGCTGGTCTCGCACGCCGGAATCGGCAACCTCGCGGCCGTACAGACCGAGCACTTCGACGTCACGCCGGACAGCCGGATCCTGCAGTTCGCCTCCGCCAGCTTCGACGCGGCGTTCTGGGAGATCTGCATGGGCCTGGTCACCGGCGCCGCGCTGGTCATGGGCTCCAAGGACGCCATGCTCCCCGGCGAGCCGCTGGCCGCGTACGCCGTGGAGCACCAGTGA
- a CDS encoding glycosyltransferase family 4 protein, whose protein sequence is MSTTLVITNDFPPRQGGIETFVHALATRIPGNDVVVYTSNEPGAAEYDATLPFPVIRDSTRTLLPTRRVTRRAMAIAREHGCDRVWFGAAAPLAYMASDLRRAGIRRTVATTHGHEIWWARTPGARQVLRRIGDSVDVVTYLGQYTRSRIAPALGPRARMSRLVPGVDPEDFRPDLPAQRVQELRDDYGISGRKVILCASRLVPRKGQDTLIRALPLIQRAVPQAALVIVGQGPHERRLRALARKHTAEGSVVFAGGKGHTDMPTFYAAADVFAMPCRTRRAGLEAEGLGIVFLEAAASGLPVIAGDSGGAPDTVLEGKNGHVVDGTDVKAVARTIALTLLSPDQAAMGAAGREWVERQWSWDASARYLTQLLDPDLERVPEQDVCPR, encoded by the coding sequence ATGAGCACCACTCTCGTCATCACGAACGACTTCCCGCCTCGCCAGGGCGGCATCGAGACCTTCGTCCACGCGCTGGCCACCCGTATACCCGGCAACGACGTGGTGGTCTACACCTCGAACGAACCGGGGGCGGCCGAGTACGACGCCACCCTGCCGTTCCCCGTGATCCGGGACTCCACCCGCACCTTGCTGCCGACCCGGCGCGTCACCCGAAGAGCGATGGCGATCGCCCGCGAACACGGCTGTGACCGGGTCTGGTTCGGCGCGGCGGCCCCGCTCGCCTACATGGCCTCCGACCTACGTCGGGCCGGCATCCGCCGGACCGTCGCCACCACCCACGGCCATGAGATCTGGTGGGCCCGTACGCCCGGGGCGCGCCAGGTCCTGCGGCGCATAGGCGACAGCGTGGACGTGGTGACCTACCTGGGTCAGTACACCCGGTCCCGGATCGCGCCCGCCCTCGGACCGAGGGCCCGGATGAGCCGGCTCGTACCGGGAGTCGACCCCGAGGACTTCCGGCCCGACCTCCCCGCGCAGCGCGTCCAAGAGCTCCGTGACGACTACGGCATCAGCGGCAGGAAGGTCATCCTGTGCGCCTCGCGCCTGGTGCCGCGCAAGGGGCAGGACACCCTCATCCGCGCCCTCCCGCTCATCCAACGAGCCGTACCACAAGCGGCGTTGGTGATTGTCGGCCAGGGCCCGCACGAGCGGCGGTTGCGCGCCCTGGCCCGTAAGCACACCGCGGAGGGCTCCGTCGTCTTCGCGGGCGGCAAGGGCCACACCGACATGCCCACGTTCTACGCGGCGGCGGACGTCTTCGCCATGCCGTGCCGCACCAGGCGCGCCGGCCTGGAGGCGGAGGGCCTGGGCATCGTCTTCCTGGAGGCCGCGGCCAGCGGACTGCCCGTGATCGCCGGCGACTCCGGCGGCGCACCCGACACCGTGCTCGAAGGGAAGAACGGGCATGTGGTCGACGGCACGGACGTCAAGGCCGTCGCCCGGACCATCGCGCTGACACTGCTGTCGCCGGACCAGGCCGCGATGGGCGCCGCCGGACGCGAGTGGGTCGAGCGGCAGTGGTCCTGGGACGCTTCGGCCCGCTACCTGACGCAGCTGCTCGACCCCGATCTCGAAAGGGTGCCCGAGCAGGACGTGTGCCCTCGCTGA
- a CDS encoding response regulator transcription factor: protein MLRIVLAEDAVLLRAGLVELLTRSGHEVVAAVGDAEALARAVDEQHPDIVITDVRMPPGFRDEGLKAALELRARHDQLPVLVLSQYVATAYATQLLSGDGRGAAGLGYLLKDRVGEVSEFLDTLHRVADGQTVIDPEVVRVLLTQQTASRPLRQLTPREREVLALMAEGLNNQLIARRLSVTEASVVKHSSNIFMKLNLGPTDGNRRVLAVLAHLRGESP from the coding sequence GTGCTCCGGATAGTGCTGGCCGAGGACGCCGTGCTGCTGCGCGCCGGACTCGTCGAACTCCTTACGCGCAGCGGCCATGAGGTGGTCGCCGCGGTCGGCGACGCCGAGGCACTGGCCCGCGCCGTCGACGAGCAGCATCCGGACATCGTGATCACCGACGTCCGGATGCCGCCCGGCTTCCGGGACGAAGGGCTCAAGGCCGCTCTGGAGCTGCGGGCCCGCCACGACCAGCTGCCGGTCCTGGTGCTCTCCCAGTACGTCGCCACCGCGTATGCCACCCAGCTGCTCAGCGGTGACGGCCGGGGAGCGGCTGGACTGGGGTATCTGCTCAAGGACAGGGTGGGGGAGGTCTCCGAGTTCCTGGACACCCTGCACCGGGTCGCGGACGGCCAGACCGTCATCGACCCCGAGGTGGTACGCGTCCTGCTCACCCAGCAGACGGCGAGCCGGCCGCTGCGCCAACTCACCCCGCGCGAGCGTGAGGTTCTGGCGCTGATGGCGGAGGGCCTCAACAACCAGCTGATCGCCCGGCGGCTGAGTGTGACCGAGGCTTCCGTGGTCAAGCACTCCAGCAACATCTTCATGAAGCTGAATCTGGGCCCCACCGACGGCAACCGGCGGGTGCTCGCCGTGCTCGCCCATCTGCGGGGCGAGTCGCCGTGA
- a CDS encoding sensor histidine kinase → MKQNPLRFLASSWPLRCWAFLLGGLVFGLAVLVSLAVLLFFGVLLSVVGVGLVILTVITVFGLPVATMERRRLRLVEPVPLPDPHSSPAGAGARAWLHTRLRERATWRELGYAVILAVFFTGANTGFAALLMMSGMLVATPVVVWALAPETVMIIPGQAISGPAAALPFCALGLLGLVLCAYVAGLLAAAQVKTALFLLAPRDEPSQSRVIELTRSRIRLADAFEAERRRIERDLHDGAQQQLVALTMTLGLAQMEMGESGSRAAELVSRARGEARQALDDLRRLVRGIHPQVLTDHGLAAAVAEVALGHPLPVTVDIELPHRLPGMVETTAYFTVTEALTNAAKHSGASQVAVVGRYKDDRLILLITDDGHGGADPAGGTGLSGLADRMAILKGRLVVASPRGGPTQLRVEVPCSG, encoded by the coding sequence ATGAAGCAGAACCCGCTGCGCTTCCTCGCCTCCAGCTGGCCATTACGCTGCTGGGCCTTTCTGCTCGGCGGCTTGGTGTTCGGCCTGGCCGTACTGGTGAGCCTTGCCGTGCTGCTCTTCTTCGGGGTACTGCTCTCGGTCGTCGGCGTGGGCCTGGTGATACTCACGGTCATCACGGTGTTCGGTCTCCCCGTCGCCACCATGGAGCGCCGCCGCCTGCGGCTGGTGGAACCGGTGCCGCTGCCGGACCCGCACAGCTCGCCGGCGGGGGCCGGCGCCCGAGCGTGGCTGCACACACGGCTGAGAGAGCGCGCAACGTGGCGTGAACTGGGCTATGCCGTCATTCTCGCGGTCTTCTTCACCGGAGCGAACACCGGCTTCGCGGCGCTGCTGATGATGTCGGGCATGTTGGTGGCGACACCGGTTGTCGTCTGGGCGCTCGCCCCCGAGACCGTAATGATCATTCCCGGGCAGGCGATCTCCGGCCCGGCGGCCGCGCTGCCGTTCTGCGCCCTGGGGCTGCTCGGCCTGGTGCTGTGCGCGTACGTGGCGGGCCTGCTCGCTGCGGCGCAGGTCAAGACGGCCTTGTTCCTGCTGGCCCCGCGCGATGAGCCGTCCCAGAGCCGTGTCATCGAACTCACTCGCTCCCGTATCCGGCTGGCCGACGCCTTCGAGGCCGAGCGGCGCCGGATCGAACGCGATCTGCACGACGGCGCCCAGCAGCAACTGGTCGCGCTCACCATGACCTTGGGGCTGGCCCAGATGGAGATGGGGGAGAGCGGCTCACGGGCCGCCGAGCTCGTCTCCCGGGCCCGCGGCGAGGCGCGACAGGCGCTGGACGACCTGCGCAGGCTCGTCCGCGGCATTCACCCGCAAGTGCTGACCGACCACGGGCTCGCCGCCGCCGTGGCGGAGGTCGCGCTGGGCCACCCGCTGCCCGTCACGGTCGACATCGAACTGCCGCACCGGCTGCCCGGCATGGTGGAGACGACGGCGTACTTCACCGTGACGGAAGCGCTGACCAACGCAGCCAAGCACAGCGGCGCGTCCCAGGTCGCGGTCGTCGGCAGGTACAAGGACGACCGGCTTATCCTGCTGATCACCGATGACGGACACGGTGGCGCGGACCCCGCCGGGGGAACCGGGCTGTCGGGATTGGCGGACCGTATGGCGATTCTCAAGGGCCGGCTGGTGGTCGCCAGCCCCAGGGGCGGCCCGACACAGCTTCGAGTGGAGGTGCCGTGCTCCGGATAG
- a CDS encoding glycosyltransferase 87 family protein produces the protein MRFRRVEYPVTAAEAVTEPASPAVPWWNRRGTWATGWLLAALWAAAFPVVSSLETHRLWGTSAALGYAAAAAVSYVRPGPRARRAAVTVALVGAVVAPLLFLVLTGRAQSEVDVIERSGRLLLEQGTPYLPHPDKVTDYTPYLPAMALLGIPKALTGDHSWAARLLGDARIWCAAVFVLCLHTGRLMLRRNSATAPRTGRRERIPYGTAVAVMIASPVVALPLCVSGVDLPLTGLCCLALAIAARGRPAAAGLVLAVVCSLKWTAWPAIAVAMALLGCVAGRRAAVRCAGTVAAGATLLIVPGALLSPAAMVEQVLAFPTGRGDLPTPAASPLPGRLLADLGPAGWYAAVGLLIFGALAVAVSLVQRPPAHLRAAADRLAIGLIVAFTLAPAGRFGYLALPIVLMVWARQADPREPVPSLLVRGARPGRAAPVVPSRGPYAPAGTGGKR, from the coding sequence GTGAGATTCCGTCGAGTCGAATACCCGGTCACTGCCGCGGAAGCGGTCACCGAACCCGCGAGCCCTGCCGTCCCCTGGTGGAACCGGAGGGGGACCTGGGCCACAGGATGGCTGCTCGCCGCCCTGTGGGCCGCCGCTTTCCCCGTGGTCTCCTCACTGGAGACGCACCGGCTCTGGGGAACGAGCGCCGCGCTGGGATACGCGGCCGCGGCAGCCGTGTCGTACGTGCGGCCCGGCCCGCGCGCCCGGCGTGCGGCGGTGACCGTCGCGCTGGTCGGTGCGGTGGTGGCGCCCCTGCTTTTCCTCGTACTGACGGGACGGGCCCAGAGCGAGGTCGACGTGATCGAGCGCTCCGGCCGACTGCTGCTGGAGCAGGGAACCCCGTACCTTCCCCACCCGGACAAGGTCACGGACTACACGCCGTACCTCCCCGCCATGGCTTTGCTCGGCATCCCCAAGGCGTTGACGGGCGACCACAGTTGGGCGGCGAGGCTGCTCGGTGACGCCCGGATCTGGTGCGCTGCGGTGTTCGTCCTGTGCCTGCACACGGGACGTCTGATGCTCCGCCGGAACAGTGCGACGGCCCCCCGTACGGGTCGGCGCGAGCGGATACCGTACGGAACGGCCGTGGCGGTGATGATCGCGTCTCCCGTGGTGGCCCTGCCCCTGTGCGTCAGCGGAGTGGACCTCCCGCTGACCGGCCTGTGCTGCCTCGCCCTCGCCATCGCGGCCCGCGGCCGCCCGGCGGCGGCGGGCCTGGTGCTCGCCGTGGTGTGCTCCCTCAAGTGGACCGCCTGGCCCGCGATCGCGGTGGCCATGGCCCTGCTCGGCTGTGTGGCGGGCCGCCGGGCGGCCGTGCGGTGCGCGGGCACCGTGGCGGCCGGCGCGACCCTGCTGATCGTGCCCGGCGCACTGCTCTCACCCGCCGCCATGGTCGAGCAGGTGCTCGCCTTCCCGACCGGACGCGGCGACCTGCCGACCCCCGCCGCCAGTCCGCTGCCCGGCCGGCTGCTGGCCGATCTCGGTCCGGCCGGCTGGTACGCGGCCGTCGGGCTGCTGATCTTCGGGGCGCTCGCCGTCGCCGTATCCCTCGTACAACGCCCGCCGGCTCATCTGCGGGCCGCGGCCGACCGGCTCGCGATCGGCCTGATCGTGGCCTTCACCCTGGCGCCCGCCGGACGCTTCGGCTATCTCGCACTGCCCATCGTGCTGATGGTGTGGGCCCGGCAGGCCGATCCGCGTGAACCGGTTCCCAGCCTGTTGGTGCGCGGCGCGCGGCCCGGCCGCGCCGCCCCCGTCGTCCCGTCCCGAGGCCCGTACGCACCCGCCGGCACAGGAGGAAAACGATGA
- the pheA gene encoding prephenate dehydratase → MSATRYTYLGPEGTFTEAALRTLPEAATRELVPMVSVTAALDAVRGGEAAAALVPIENSVEGGVTTTLDELANGEPLMIYREVLLPITFALLVRPDTHLSDIKTVTGHPVAQPQVRNWLAAKLPDARWESAASNADGARLVRDGRYDAAFAGEFAARTYGLEPLVTQIHDAENAETRFVLVGRSARPSAPTGADRTSLIIWLGNDHSGALLELLQELAVRGVNLMLIQSRPTGAGIGNYWFAVDAEGHITERRVTEAVMGLKRSAPKVRFLGSYPRAGVTPKDVRTLRPGTSDGEFVKAVDWLTRIQDGRP, encoded by the coding sequence ATGTCAGCTACCCGTTACACCTATCTCGGTCCGGAGGGCACCTTCACCGAAGCCGCACTCCGTACGCTTCCGGAAGCGGCCACCCGTGAGCTCGTCCCCATGGTGTCCGTGACCGCGGCGCTCGACGCCGTACGCGGCGGCGAGGCCGCGGCCGCCCTGGTACCGATCGAGAACTCGGTGGAGGGCGGCGTCACCACCACGCTCGACGAACTCGCCAACGGCGAACCGCTGATGATCTACCGGGAAGTGCTGCTTCCCATCACCTTCGCGCTGTTGGTACGCCCCGACACCCACCTGTCCGACATCAAGACGGTCACGGGCCACCCGGTCGCCCAGCCCCAGGTGCGCAACTGGCTCGCGGCGAAGCTGCCCGACGCCCGGTGGGAGTCGGCGGCCTCCAACGCGGACGGCGCGCGACTGGTGCGGGACGGGCGCTATGACGCCGCGTTCGCGGGCGAGTTCGCCGCGCGGACGTACGGGCTGGAGCCGCTGGTCACACAGATCCACGACGCGGAGAACGCCGAGACGCGCTTCGTGCTGGTGGGCCGATCGGCGCGGCCGTCGGCACCGACCGGCGCCGACCGGACCTCACTGATCATCTGGCTGGGCAACGACCATTCGGGCGCACTGCTCGAACTGCTCCAGGAGCTCGCGGTACGCGGGGTCAATCTGATGCTGATCCAGTCGCGACCGACGGGAGCGGGGATCGGCAACTACTGGTTCGCCGTGGACGCCGAGGGTCACATCACCGAACGGCGGGTCACCGAGGCCGTGATGGGGCTGAAGCGCAGCGCCCCCAAGGTGCGCTTCCTCGGCTCCTATCCGCGGGCCGGGGTGACGCCGAAGGACGTACGCACACTGCGGCCCGGCACGAGTGACGGTGAGTTCGTGAAGGCGGTGGACTGGCTGACGCGTATCCAGGACGGCCGGCCCTGA